The following are encoded together in the Methylomonas methanica MC09 genome:
- a CDS encoding F0F1 ATP synthase subunit A produces MKLSPDDHILGWLGPLPINATIACTWLVMAILVGGSYLITRRLNDSVRMSRWQNLLEILVSGLNEQIRQTSRQEPGPYLPFVGTLFLFIATSNLLAVVPGFSPPTSSLSCTTALALAVLAAVPLFGIAQRGLFGYLGEYIKPSVFMLPFNIIGELSRTLALAVRLYGNMMSGSVIGIILLGIVPLFFPILLQFLGLITGLVQAYIFAVLAMVFIASAQAARNDRTQNPGD; encoded by the coding sequence ATGAAGCTGAGTCCGGACGATCACATTCTCGGCTGGCTGGGCCCCTTGCCGATCAATGCCACGATTGCCTGCACCTGGCTGGTGATGGCTATTCTAGTCGGCGGTTCGTATCTGATCACCCGGCGGCTGAACGACAGCGTGCGGATGTCCCGTTGGCAAAATCTGCTGGAAATCCTGGTCAGCGGCCTGAACGAGCAGATCCGCCAGACCAGCCGCCAAGAGCCGGGCCCCTATCTGCCTTTCGTCGGCACGCTGTTTCTATTCATCGCCACCTCCAACTTGCTGGCCGTCGTTCCGGGCTTTTCGCCGCCGACCTCTTCGTTATCCTGCACCACCGCCCTGGCTTTGGCGGTGCTGGCCGCCGTACCCTTGTTCGGTATCGCCCAACGAGGCTTGTTTGGCTATCTTGGGGAATACATCAAACCCAGCGTGTTCATGCTGCCGTTTAATATTATCGGCGAACTGTCGCGTACCCTGGCGTTGGCCGTGCGCCTTTACGGTAACATGATGAGCGGTTCGGTGATCGGCATCATTCTGTTGGGTATCGTGCCGCTGTTTTTCCCGATTTTGCTGCAATTTCTCGGCTTGATAACCGGTCTGGTACAAGCCTATATTTTTGCCGTGCTGGCCATGGTTTTTATCGCCTCCGCCCAGGCCGCCCGCAACGACCGCACTCAAAACCCAGGAGATTGA
- a CDS encoding ATP synthase subunit I: protein MTTTPISDPDFFLELLTAACAGIALGSLYFGGLWLSVRRAPHWQHPGLGMAASLFLRLALVGLGLYWLADGHWQRYAAALPGLLLARWWWVRHIQTGKAES, encoded by the coding sequence ATGACAACCACACCGATAAGCGATCCTGATTTTTTCTTGGAACTGCTGACTGCCGCATGCGCCGGCATTGCGCTGGGCAGTCTGTATTTTGGCGGCCTGTGGTTGAGCGTGCGCCGGGCGCCGCACTGGCAACATCCGGGTTTGGGCATGGCAGCCAGCCTGTTCCTGCGGCTGGCGTTGGTCGGACTCGGCCTTTACTGGCTGGCGGACGGCCACTGGCAACGCTATGCCGCCGCCCTGCCGGGTTTATTGCTGGCCCGCTGGTGGTGGGTGCGGCACATCCAAACCGGAAAGGCCGAATCATGA
- a CDS encoding AtpZ/AtpI family protein — protein sequence MAEPSKPPPHLADRIGHKAARHQRARERPKHGLWFGLGMFGLVGWSVAIPTVLGIALGIWLDRKWPGPPSWTLTLLFLGVILGCRNAWYWIERERHDNHTDKRS from the coding sequence ATGGCAGAACCAAGCAAACCCCCTCCGCACCTGGCCGACCGTATAGGCCATAAGGCCGCCCGCCACCAGCGGGCGCGCGAGCGGCCCAAGCATGGCTTGTGGTTCGGTTTGGGCATGTTCGGTCTGGTAGGCTGGTCGGTGGCCATTCCCACCGTTTTGGGTATTGCGCTGGGTATCTGGCTGGACCGCAAGTGGCCGGGCCCGCCGTCCTGGACCTTGACGCTGTTATTTCTGGGGGTGATATTGGGCTGCAGAAATGCCTGGTATTGGATAGAACGGGAAAGACATGACAACCACACCGATAAGCGATCCTGA
- a CDS encoding F0F1 ATP synthase subunit epsilon — protein sequence MQLKVLLPSEVLVDVAVSKVIAEAENGWFCLEPRHVDFVSALVPGLLRYVTREGVEMFLGIDEGILVKCGPQVRISMRDAVIGGDPEVLKAAMQARGSSHEEHDRRARSVLARLEAGVAKRFLELQKR from the coding sequence ATGCAGTTAAAGGTATTGCTGCCAAGCGAGGTACTGGTGGATGTCGCCGTATCCAAGGTGATCGCCGAAGCCGAAAACGGCTGGTTCTGTCTGGAACCCCGCCATGTGGATTTTGTCTCCGCGCTGGTACCCGGCCTGTTGCGGTATGTCACGCGGGAGGGCGTTGAAATGTTTCTCGGCATCGATGAAGGCATACTGGTTAAATGCGGCCCTCAAGTGAGGATATCCATGCGCGATGCGGTCATCGGCGGCGACCCCGAGGTACTAAAGGCGGCCATGCAGGCCCGAGGCTCCAGCCACGAAGAACACGACCGCCGCGCGCGCAGTGTCTTGGCAAGACTGGAAGCCGGCGTGGCGAAACGTTTTCTGGAACTACAAAAGCGCTAA
- the atpD gene encoding F0F1 ATP synthase subunit beta: MNGIPAQNAFPDESPIAEAGGSVTAIRGSVVDVCFPANLPAVNNALKAGHAGQVVIEVVAHQSPTQVRGIALNSTQGLSRGAPVIDTGQPLSVPVGRRLLGRMLNVFGAAIDGGEPFTGGEWRSIHQPPLPLARRTAKTAMFETGIKAIDLLSPLERGGKAGMFGGAGVGKTVVIAELIHNMAGRYQGVSLFCGIGERCREAEETYREMRAAGVLNKAILVFGQMNEAPGARFRVGHAALTMAEYFRDTEKQDVLLLIDNIFRFIQAGTEVSGLMGRIPSRVGYQPTLATELAELEERIASSQSGAITSVQAVYVPADDFTDPSASHTFSHLSASVVLSRKRAAQGFYPAIDPLASNSKMLNPSLVGDRHYQVAQAVRRTLAEYEELKDIIAMLGLEELSETDRRTVNRARRLERFLTQPFFATEQYTGQTGRWVSLEQTLTGCEAILADRFADAPEHAVYMIGAIDEARLDVGEDKA, from the coding sequence ATGAACGGCATACCGGCGCAAAACGCTTTCCCAGACGAATCGCCCATTGCGGAGGCCGGCGGCTCCGTGACGGCTATACGCGGCAGCGTGGTGGATGTGTGCTTTCCCGCCAATTTACCCGCGGTCAACAACGCCTTAAAAGCCGGCCATGCCGGACAAGTGGTCATTGAAGTCGTCGCCCATCAAAGCCCTACCCAGGTGCGCGGTATCGCCCTGAATTCGACCCAAGGCCTGTCGCGCGGCGCGCCTGTCATTGACACTGGCCAGCCGTTGAGCGTGCCAGTTGGCAGACGGTTGCTGGGGCGCATGTTGAATGTATTCGGCGCGGCGATAGATGGCGGAGAACCTTTTACGGGCGGCGAGTGGCGTTCCATTCACCAACCGCCGTTGCCATTGGCCCGGCGTACGGCCAAGACGGCGATGTTCGAAACCGGCATCAAGGCCATAGACCTGTTGTCGCCGCTGGAACGGGGCGGCAAGGCCGGCATGTTCGGCGGCGCCGGCGTCGGCAAGACCGTGGTGATTGCGGAATTGATTCATAACATGGCCGGGCGTTACCAAGGCGTCAGCCTGTTTTGCGGCATAGGCGAACGCTGCCGCGAAGCCGAGGAAACCTATCGGGAAATGCGCGCTGCCGGGGTACTGAACAAAGCCATACTGGTATTCGGACAAATGAACGAAGCGCCCGGCGCCCGCTTTCGGGTTGGCCATGCGGCGTTGACCATGGCGGAGTATTTCCGCGATACCGAAAAGCAAGACGTATTGCTGTTGATCGACAATATTTTCCGCTTCATTCAAGCCGGTACGGAAGTTTCCGGATTGATGGGACGCATACCCTCCCGGGTCGGCTACCAACCCACGCTGGCCACCGAGCTGGCGGAACTGGAAGAACGCATCGCCAGCTCGCAAAGCGGCGCCATTACCTCGGTACAAGCGGTATATGTGCCGGCGGACGATTTTACCGACCCCTCCGCCAGTCATACCTTCTCCCACTTGTCGGCGTCGGTGGTGTTATCCCGCAAACGCGCAGCGCAGGGCTTTTATCCGGCCATCGACCCGCTGGCCTCGAATTCGAAAATGCTTAATCCGTCTCTGGTAGGCGATCGGCATTACCAGGTTGCGCAAGCCGTAAGGCGCACTTTGGCCGAATACGAAGAACTCAAAGACATTATCGCCATGCTCGGCTTGGAAGAACTGTCCGAGACCGACCGACGCACGGTTAACCGGGCCCGCCGCCTGGAGCGTTTTCTGACCCAGCCTTTTTTTGCCACCGAACAATACACCGGACAGACCGGCCGCTGGGTCAGTCTCGAACAAACGCTGACCGGCTGCGAAGCCATTCTGGCCGACCGGTTTGCCGATGCGCCGGAGCATGCCGTGTATATGATAGGCGCGATCGATGAAGCCAGACTCGACGTCGGCGAGGACAAGGCCTAA
- a CDS encoding transaldolase family protein has translation MLELYLDSANLADIKNLSAALPLAGVTTNPTIMAAGGMGLNRLLPALADILGADARFHVQVVSNTTNDIVAEAHKLHDLPFDIVVKIPAHAAGLSAIKQLKKDGVPLLATAIYNVQQGMLAALNGADYLAPYLNRIDNLGFDGVQVVRDLQMFVNHYQLPSKLLVASFKNVHQVLQVLSHGVRAVTLPADIARQFLSAPATDSAIEQFNQDWRAVFADRLSYEG, from the coding sequence ATGTTAGAACTTTATTTAGACAGTGCCAATCTGGCAGACATTAAAAACTTATCCGCTGCCTTGCCCTTGGCGGGTGTAACCACCAACCCGACTATTATGGCCGCGGGCGGCATGGGCCTGAACCGCTTGCTGCCGGCATTGGCGGACATATTGGGTGCCGACGCCCGATTTCATGTACAGGTTGTCAGCAACACCACCAACGACATCGTCGCCGAAGCGCACAAACTGCATGACCTGCCGTTTGATATCGTGGTAAAAATCCCGGCTCATGCCGCCGGATTGAGCGCCATCAAACAGCTGAAAAAAGACGGTGTTCCGCTTTTGGCTACAGCAATTTACAACGTACAGCAAGGCATGCTGGCGGCCCTGAACGGCGCCGACTATCTGGCCCCTTATTTGAACCGGATCGACAACCTGGGTTTCGACGGCGTTCAGGTAGTCAGAGACCTGCAAATGTTCGTCAATCACTATCAATTGCCGAGTAAATTATTGGTGGCGAGTTTCAAAAACGTCCATCAGGTTTTACAAGTGCTGTCGCACGGCGTGCGGGCAGTAACCTTGCCAGCGGATATTGCCCGGCAATTTCTGAGTGCGCCGGCCACGGACAGCGCAATCGAGCAGTTCAACCAGGACTGGCGCGCCGTTTTTGCCGATCGTCTATCTTATGAAGGGTAA
- a CDS encoding DUF1624 domain-containing protein, translated as MDTLHSNSNAGRLTSIDTLRGLVMVLMTLDHTRDFFSAAHFKPTDLDRTNVALFLTRWITHFCAPTFVFLAGASAYLWYSRRGPGAPISMFLLKRGLLLIFLTCTVEAWAWNFRNDFRQIDGGVLWAIGWSMMVLAGLVKLRLRWVVSFGLLMIVAHNGFDAVKPAELGIFGPWWAVLHTGDDVVLSENWSINPYYPLVPWIGVMAVGFGFGKWMSMARWRTRRHLLQLGLTLIVLFIVLRYSNLYGDPKPWQRYPDPAFTLLSFINCHKYPPSLLYLLMTLGPAIAVLAWLEGKSRGFDVLQLFGRTPLFFYLVHLYLIHLLAVLIASVDSGPVSDLMGGGIWSKDIPEDYGYGLPMVYLFWSMVLLMLYPLCLGFEKLKAHKPHWRWLSYL; from the coding sequence ATGGATACATTGCATAGCAATTCAAATGCGGGGCGATTAACCTCTATCGACACGCTGCGCGGCTTGGTGATGGTTTTGATGACCCTGGATCATACGCGGGATTTTTTCAGCGCGGCCCATTTTAAGCCGACCGATCTTGACCGCACCAATGTCGCCTTGTTTTTGACGCGTTGGATTACTCACTTTTGCGCTCCGACATTTGTGTTTTTGGCGGGTGCCAGCGCTTATTTATGGTATTCGCGGCGAGGGCCGGGCGCGCCGATCAGTATGTTTCTGCTCAAACGAGGGCTGCTATTGATTTTTTTGACCTGTACCGTCGAAGCCTGGGCCTGGAATTTTCGTAACGACTTTAGACAAATAGACGGCGGGGTGTTGTGGGCCATAGGTTGGTCAATGATGGTTTTGGCTGGGCTGGTAAAGCTTAGGCTACGCTGGGTTGTATCCTTTGGTTTGTTGATGATCGTCGCGCATAATGGTTTCGACGCCGTTAAACCCGCTGAGCTGGGGATTTTCGGACCGTGGTGGGCTGTGCTGCATACCGGTGACGATGTCGTGCTGTCCGAGAATTGGTCTATTAACCCCTATTACCCTTTGGTACCGTGGATAGGCGTGATGGCGGTGGGGTTTGGGTTTGGCAAATGGATGAGCATGGCGCGCTGGCGCACACGGCGACATCTTTTACAGCTAGGGTTAACGTTAATCGTCTTATTTATCGTGCTGCGGTATAGTAATCTGTATGGGGATCCCAAGCCTTGGCAGCGCTATCCCGATCCTGCATTTACCTTATTATCTTTTATAAACTGCCATAAATATCCGCCTTCGCTATTGTATTTGTTGATGACCTTGGGGCCGGCGATTGCCGTGTTGGCTTGGTTGGAGGGAAAGTCCCGCGGTTTTGACGTTTTACAATTATTCGGCAGAACGCCTTTGTTTTTCTATTTGGTGCATCTATATCTGATTCATTTATTGGCGGTGTTGATAGCGAGTGTAGATTCCGGGCCGGTTTCAGACTTGATGGGTGGTGGCATATGGTCCAAGGATATACCTGAGGATTATGGTTACGGTTTGCCCATGGTTTATTTGTTTTGGAGTATGGTGCTGCTGATGCTTTATCCACTTTGCCTAGGGTTTGAAAAATTAAAAGCGCACAAACCGCATTGGCGTTGGCTAAGTTATTTATAG
- a CDS encoding polysaccharide biosynthesis C-terminal domain-containing protein, whose protein sequence is MNPLRQLISQTAIYGLSSILGRFLNYLLVPLYTYTFNASEYGVVSEFYAYAGFFAVVLVFGQETGFFRFRQKPEYTDEAVYGNGLSFLLLVNLLFVGTVFYWQQPLADALRYPNHPEYLLWFACILALDAVTALPFARLRAENKAWRFAGIRMAEIFITIGLNLFFLVLCPKGLALWPDSALAEIYNPNVGVGYIFLSNLLASICKLVLLLPEFRAVPVQLKLSILGPMARYSLPMVVIGFAGMVNEMLDRAILKIMLPYDLATNLKMLGIYGACYKLSILMSLFVQAFRYAGEPFFFSYAGRADAKHAYALVMQYFVIAGMFIFLLVTLYIDLFKYFIGAEFRAGLAVVPILLLANLCLGIYVNLSVWYKLSDRTGLGAWVSVAGAVLTLALNVWWIPLWGYVGSAWATLACYAFMVCVSWLLGRRYYPVDYPLGKIGCYIALGLTLYFTNNLLLTGFHWNSWLSGTLGLLLYVAVVGLFEIRPLLKRR, encoded by the coding sequence TTGAATCCCTTACGCCAACTTATTTCCCAAACCGCCATTTACGGCCTGAGCAGCATACTCGGCCGCTTTCTAAATTATTTGCTGGTTCCCTTATATACCTACACCTTCAATGCCAGCGAATATGGCGTGGTTTCGGAGTTTTATGCCTATGCCGGTTTTTTCGCTGTAGTCCTGGTATTCGGCCAGGAAACCGGCTTTTTCCGTTTTCGGCAAAAGCCGGAATACACAGACGAAGCCGTTTATGGCAACGGCTTGAGTTTTTTGCTATTGGTTAATCTGCTATTCGTGGGAACGGTTTTCTACTGGCAACAACCCTTGGCAGATGCGTTACGCTACCCGAATCATCCGGAATATCTACTCTGGTTTGCCTGTATTCTGGCGCTGGATGCCGTCACCGCACTGCCCTTCGCCCGCCTGCGCGCGGAAAACAAGGCCTGGCGTTTTGCCGGCATCCGCATGGCTGAGATTTTCATTACCATCGGTTTAAATCTATTTTTCCTGGTACTGTGCCCTAAAGGGTTGGCGTTGTGGCCGGACTCGGCCCTGGCGGAAATTTACAACCCGAACGTAGGCGTCGGTTATATCTTTTTATCGAATCTGCTGGCCAGTATCTGCAAATTGGTTTTATTGCTGCCGGAGTTTCGGGCGGTACCCGTGCAACTCAAGCTCAGCATTCTAGGCCCGATGGCGCGCTATTCGCTGCCCATGGTCGTGATCGGTTTTGCCGGCATGGTTAACGAAATGCTGGATAGGGCCATTTTAAAAATCATGCTGCCTTATGATTTAGCCACCAATTTAAAAATGCTGGGCATATACGGCGCTTGTTACAAATTGTCGATTTTAATGAGTTTATTTGTGCAGGCGTTTCGCTATGCCGGCGAGCCGTTTTTCTTTTCCTATGCCGGCCGGGCCGACGCCAAACACGCCTATGCACTGGTCATGCAGTATTTCGTAATCGCCGGCATGTTTATCTTTTTGCTGGTGACGCTTTATATCGACCTGTTTAAATATTTTATCGGCGCGGAATTCCGTGCCGGTCTGGCCGTGGTGCCGATTTTATTGCTGGCTAACTTATGCTTAGGAATATATGTCAATCTGTCGGTTTGGTACAAACTCAGCGACCGGACGGGTCTGGGCGCTTGGGTCTCCGTGGCCGGTGCGGTTTTGACTTTGGCTCTGAACGTCTGGTGGATTCCGCTTTGGGGATACGTTGGCTCGGCCTGGGCTACGCTGGCCTGCTACGCCTTTATGGTCTGTGTGTCTTGGCTGCTCGGACGCCGCTACTATCCGGTAGACTACCCGCTGGGTAAAATCGGCTGTTATATAGCTTTGGGTTTGACCCTATATTTTACCAACAACCTTCTATTAACCGGCTTTCACTGGAATAGCTGGCTTAGCGGGACACTGGGATTATTGCTTTATGTCGCTGTCGTAGGGCTATTCGAAATCCGCCCGCTACTTAAACGGCGTTGA
- the trmB gene encoding tRNA (guanosine(46)-N7)-methyltransferase TrmB, with protein sequence MTEPKKIDPARIKSFIRRQGRATAGQKQALENHWDKYCLPPEQGFDINQAFGRQAPLIVEIGFGNGDSLAAMAAANPDINYLGIEVHRPGVGHLIMLLEQRGIGNVRIFHHDAIEILEQKIPDHSIAGLHLFFPDPWHKRRHHKRRIVRPSFLELLNKKLAVGGYFHAATDWRDYAKDMLNTLSADNGLKNTSPTGDYCPRPAYRPLTKFENRGLNLGHGVWDLIFAKL encoded by the coding sequence ATGACAGAACCCAAAAAAATCGACCCCGCCCGCATCAAAAGCTTCATCCGTCGCCAAGGACGTGCCACGGCCGGACAGAAACAGGCGCTGGAAAACCATTGGGATAAATACTGTTTACCGCCGGAACAAGGCTTTGATATCAATCAGGCATTTGGCCGGCAGGCTCCGCTGATAGTCGAGATCGGTTTCGGCAATGGCGACAGTCTGGCAGCGATGGCGGCAGCCAATCCTGATATAAATTACCTGGGCATTGAGGTACACCGCCCCGGTGTCGGGCATTTGATCATGTTGCTGGAGCAACGCGGCATCGGCAATGTGCGGATTTTTCACCACGACGCCATCGAGATTTTGGAGCAGAAAATCCCCGACCACAGTATCGCCGGCCTGCATTTGTTTTTCCCCGACCCTTGGCATAAGCGCCGGCATCATAAACGCCGCATCGTCCGCCCCAGCTTTCTGGAGCTGTTAAACAAAAAGCTGGCCGTTGGCGGCTATTTCCATGCTGCTACCGATTGGCGGGATTATGCCAAAGATATGTTGAACACCTTGTCGGCCGATAACGGCCTGAAAAACACCAGCCCGACCGGCGACTATTGCCCGCGCCCGGCTTACCGGCCTTTGACCAAGTTCGAAAATCGCGGCCTTAATTTAGGCCACGGGGTATGGGATTTGATTTTCGCCAAGCTTTAA
- a CDS encoding (2Fe-2S)-binding protein: MNDETEVLCYCSGTTTEQIRKLLDDGISDPERISRITGALSGCGGCEFDLLALVGNHKATTTEN, translated from the coding sequence ATGAACGATGAAACCGAAGTGCTGTGCTATTGCAGCGGCACCACAACCGAACAAATCAGAAAACTGCTTGACGATGGCATCAGCGATCCTGAACGGATATCCCGCATAACCGGCGCCTTGTCAGGCTGCGGCGGTTGTGAATTCGACTTGCTAGCATTGGTAGGCAACCACAAAGCAACCACAACGGAGAACTGA
- the thiS gene encoding sulfur carrier protein ThiS: MKIQVNGDSREYGDNCTVADVIADLGLTGKRIAVELNKEILPFTQHNSQPINDGDRLEIVQAIGGGQDDYFTLAGKQYRSRLLVGTGKYKDLEETRLATEASGAEIVTVAIRRTNIGQNPGEPNLLDVISPDKYTILPNTAGCYSAEDAVRTCRLARELLGGHKLVKLEVLADQLTLFPDVAETYVAAELLVKDGFDVMVYTNDDPIAAKRLEEIGCVAVMPLAAPIGSGLGIRNPYNILTIVENAKVPILVDAGVGTASDAAIAMELGCDGVLMNTAIAAAKNPVLMASAMKKGIEAGREAFLAGRMPRKRFASASSPIDGLFL; this comes from the coding sequence ATGAAAATACAGGTTAATGGCGATAGCCGGGAATATGGAGACAACTGCACCGTTGCCGATGTCATCGCCGATTTGGGCTTGACCGGCAAGCGCATCGCCGTGGAGTTAAACAAGGAAATTTTGCCGTTTACCCAGCACAACAGCCAGCCGATCAACGACGGCGACAGACTGGAAATCGTGCAGGCCATCGGCGGCGGACAAGACGATTATTTCACGCTGGCCGGTAAACAATACCGTTCGCGCCTGCTCGTCGGCACCGGCAAATACAAGGATTTGGAAGAAACCCGTTTGGCGACCGAAGCCAGCGGCGCGGAAATCGTTACGGTGGCCATCCGCCGTACCAACATAGGCCAAAATCCGGGCGAACCCAATTTGCTGGACGTGATATCGCCGGATAAATACACCATTTTGCCGAATACCGCCGGCTGCTACAGCGCCGAGGACGCGGTGCGTACCTGCCGTCTGGCCCGCGAACTGTTGGGAGGCCACAAGCTGGTGAAACTGGAAGTACTGGCCGACCAACTGACTTTGTTCCCCGATGTGGCGGAAACCTATGTCGCTGCCGAGTTATTGGTAAAAGACGGCTTCGATGTCATGGTTTACACCAACGACGACCCGATTGCCGCCAAACGCCTGGAAGAGATCGGTTGCGTGGCGGTCATGCCATTGGCCGCACCGATCGGCTCGGGCCTTGGTATCCGTAACCCTTACAATATTTTGACCATCGTCGAAAACGCCAAAGTACCGATTTTGGTCGACGCCGGCGTCGGCACTGCCTCGGATGCGGCGATTGCCATGGAACTGGGCTGCGACGGCGTATTGATGAACACAGCGATTGCAGCCGCAAAGAACCCGGTGCTGATGGCTTCGGCGATGAAAAAAGGGATAGAAGCCGGCCGCGAAGCCTTTTTGGCCGGCCGCATGCCGCGCAAGCGTTTCGCTTCCGCGTCTTCGCCGATTGACGGGTTGTTTCTATAA
- the aroG gene encoding 3-deoxy-7-phosphoheptulonate synthase AroG has product MPTNYNTDDLRICETKDVVAPIQVHDEIPMTERAAETILHARAAIHNILTGADDRLLVIIGPCSIHDPKAAVDYAGKLKTMIEALKDDLVIVMRVYFEKPRTTVGWKGLINDPDLNSSFNINKGLRMARQVLLDINDLGVPAATEYLDLITPQYVSDLISWGAIGARTTESQVHRELASGLSCPVGFKNATDGGVKIAIDAINAAMSPHHFLSVTKEGRTAIFSSRGNEDAHIILRGGNDRPNYDEVSVEQVAEGLLKAHLRPNIMIDFSHANSMKKYERQMLVAQDVAGQISQGDHRIIGAMVESHLVAGRQDTENAKPLTYGQSITDACLGWDDSVKLLHDLAGAIQHRRAITKQGSIA; this is encoded by the coding sequence ATGCCAACAAACTATAACACCGATGATTTAAGAATTTGCGAAACCAAGGATGTGGTGGCGCCGATTCAGGTTCATGATGAAATTCCGATGACCGAAAGGGCGGCGGAAACCATTCTGCATGCCCGGGCGGCCATTCACAATATTCTTACCGGTGCGGACGACCGTTTGCTGGTCATTATCGGCCCGTGTTCGATACACGACCCCAAGGCCGCAGTGGACTACGCCGGCAAATTGAAAACCATGATCGAAGCGTTGAAAGACGATCTGGTGATCGTGATGCGGGTTTACTTTGAAAAGCCGCGCACCACCGTGGGCTGGAAAGGTCTGATCAACGACCCGGACTTGAATTCCAGCTTCAATATCAACAAGGGCCTGCGCATGGCGCGTCAGGTATTGTTGGATATCAACGATCTTGGCGTGCCTGCGGCTACCGAATATTTGGACTTGATTACGCCGCAATACGTGTCCGATCTGATTTCCTGGGGCGCGATCGGCGCCAGAACCACCGAAAGCCAAGTACACCGCGAACTGGCGTCCGGTTTGTCTTGCCCGGTCGGCTTTAAGAATGCCACCGACGGCGGCGTCAAAATCGCCATCGACGCCATCAATGCCGCCATGAGCCCGCATCACTTCCTGTCGGTAACCAAAGAGGGCCGCACCGCGATATTCTCCTCTAGAGGTAACGAAGACGCGCATATCATTTTACGCGGCGGCAACGACAGGCCTAATTACGACGAAGTCAGCGTGGAACAAGTGGCCGAAGGCTTGCTGAAAGCCCACCTGCGCCCCAATATCATGATCGATTTCAGCCATGCCAACAGCATGAAAAAATACGAACGGCAAATGCTGGTTGCCCAAGACGTGGCCGGACAAATCAGTCAGGGCGACCATCGTATTATAGGCGCCATGGTGGAAAGCCACTTGGTGGCCGGCCGCCAGGATACGGAAAATGCCAAGCCGTTGACCTACGGACAAAGCATCACCGACGCCTGCCTGGGCTGGGACGACAGCGTAAAACTATTACACGATCTGGCCGGCGCCATACAGCATCGCCGCGCTATCACAAAGCAAGGTTCAATAGCATGA
- a CDS encoding RMD1 family protein, translated as MSNNRAIKHCLTVCLAHSFQYAKLREKLLDSTRTQVFRNALIVDYKTGCSAVFAYGVVVHWNVNLDDRQSLREVLLEYANNPYADPQEDNFSYEIGCVQDRFQHDHVELQSGDFKVLLALSHAMAQSIKLAAFEGHAIDTIRATSHLPRALAREGIIKLNRKAMAKIRGQLFLTKSDIILNYDLLDIPEFFWEHPEYQHIYSMAANYLEIRQRTDVLSKKLETIHELLEMLADEQKHQHSSALEWIIIWLIAVEIVMSLVDKLV; from the coding sequence ATGTCGAATAATAGAGCCATCAAACACTGTCTAACGGTATGTCTCGCGCATTCGTTTCAGTATGCAAAACTGCGCGAAAAACTGTTGGACAGCACCCGCACTCAAGTGTTTAGAAACGCCTTGATCGTCGACTACAAAACCGGTTGTTCGGCGGTGTTTGCCTACGGCGTGGTGGTGCATTGGAATGTCAATTTGGATGACCGGCAAAGTTTGCGCGAAGTTCTGCTGGAGTACGCCAACAATCCCTACGCCGATCCGCAGGAAGATAACTTCAGCTACGAAATCGGCTGCGTGCAAGACCGGTTCCAGCATGATCACGTCGAGTTGCAGTCCGGCGACTTTAAAGTGTTGTTGGCCTTATCTCACGCCATGGCCCAGTCCATCAAATTAGCCGCCTTTGAAGGGCACGCCATCGACACCATAAGAGCCACCAGCCATTTACCGCGGGCGCTGGCGCGCGAAGGAATCATCAAACTGAATCGCAAGGCCATGGCCAAGATACGCGGCCAGCTGTTCTTGACCAAGAGCGATATTATTTTGAATTACGACTTGTTGGATATTCCGGAATTTTTCTGGGAACACCCGGAATACCAGCATATTTATTCCATGGCTGCCAATTACCTGGAAATTCGTCAGCGCACCGATGTGCTGTCGAAAAAACTGGAAACCATCCACGAGCTATTGGAAATGCTGGCCGACGAACAAAAGCATCAGCATTCCTCGGCGCTGGAGTGGATTATTATTTGGCTGATTGCGGTGGAGATTGTGATGTCGCTGGTGGATAAATTGGTTTGA